The Corynebacterium callunae DSM 20147 genomic sequence AACGCACGTTTAGGCGCCGATTGTCCAAGGCCCGCGCCCCCAAGGCGCTCAGTGCCATTAAGGCTGACATCGATAAAGCTAGTTTGCTTATCGACGCAAAAACGCAGCTTATTCCCGAAATCTCCTACCCCGAAACACTGCCAGTTAGTGCGCGTAGAGACGATATCGCCGAGGCAATTCGCAATAACCAAGTTGTGATCATTGCTGGTGAAACCGGATCCGGTAAGACAACCCAGATTCCTAAAATTTGTTTGGAATTGGGCCGCGGCCGACGTGGATTAATTGGACACACCCAGCCGCGTCGTTTGGCTGCGCGTACGGTGGCCGAGCGTATTGCAGATGAACTTGGCCAGGAAATTGGTCAGACCGTAGGTTATGCCATTCGCTTTGATGATCAGGTGTCTTCCAAAACTGCTGTGAAGCTGATGACGGACGGCATCTTGCTTGCTGAGATGCAGCGCGACCGTTTCCTCAATGCTTATGACACCATCATTATCGATGAGGCCCACGAACGCTCTCTCAACATTGACTTCATCTTGGGATATTTGCGTCAGCTTTTGCCCAAGCGCCCTGATCTTAAAGTCATTATTACCTCCGCAACTATTGATCCTGAGCGCTTTGCCGAGCATTTTGCCGATGCCGACAATAAGCCAGCACCAATCATCGAGGTTTCCGGACGTACCTTCCCCGTAGAGATCCGCTACCGCCCCTTGGAAATCCAAGAAGGCGATAAAACAATTGATATTGATCCTCTTGATGGCCTGTGTTTTGCGCTGGAGGAACTCATGGAAGAAGGCGATGGAGACATTCTCTGTTTCTTCGCCGGCGAAAGAGATATTCGCGATGCCATGGAAGCTATCGAAGGTCGCCGGTGGAAGGGTGTGGAGGTCACCCCGCTCTTTGGTCGTCTCTCCAATGAAGAACAGCACCGAGTTTTCAGCCCCCACTCCGGGCGTCGCATCGTGTTGTCCACCAACATTGCTGAAACGTCTTTGACGGTTCCCGGCATTCACTACGTTGTAGATACTGGTACAGCCCGTATTTCTCGCTATTCTGTGCGCACCAAAGTGCAACGCTTGCCTATCGAGCCAATCTCCCAGGCCAGCGCTAATCAGCGTTCGGGTCGCTGTGGCCGCGTTGCCGATGGTATTGCTATCCGCTTGTACTCCGAAGAGGACTTCGCCTCCCGTCCAGAATTTACTGACCCCGAAATTCTGCGCACCAACCTCGCGAGCGTCATTTTGCGCATGGCCTCCTTGCGCCTGGGCGATATTAATAAATTCCCCTTTGTGCAGCCTCCTGAGCAGCGCTCCATTCGCGATGGCGTGCTGTTACTTCATGAACTTGGCGCTCTGGCAGAAGAATCCTCTGAAGACGGCTCTCCTCGCTTAACTCCTATTGGCCGTGATCTAGCACTTATACCTGTTGATCCGCGTATGGCTCGCATGTTGGTGGAGGCCAATAAACTTGGATCCCTCTACCCTGTCATGGTCATTGTTGCAGCCATGACTATTCAAGATGTGCGCGAAAGGCCTCTGGAATTCCAAGCTCAAGCCGATCAAGCCCATGCTCGTTTCAAGGACACCAACTCTGATTTCCTTGGCTTCCTGAAGCTGTGGGAATACATTTCTGACCAGCGCGAACAAAGTAGTGGCAACGCTTTTAGAAAGCAGATGAAAAAAGAGTTCCTACACTACATGCGAATTCGCGAGTGGTGGGATCTGGTGCGTCAGTTGGAACAAGTTGGCCAGCAGCTCGGCTGGGCTAAAAAAGAAAATGTAGCCAATGATGCCGCACCTGAGGTTATCCACCAGTCATTGCTTTCTGGTCTGCTTTCCCAAATCGGCGCGCGTGATGGTGAAAGCCGCGAGTTCTCCGGTGCACGTGGCACCAAGTTTATGGTTTTCCCTGGCTCCGCTCTTGCCAAGAAGCCACCTCAGTTTGTCATGGCCGGACAATTGGTCGAGACGTCTCGTCTTTGGGCTCGCGATGTAGCCAAGATTGAGGCCGAATGGGTAGAAAAACTTGCTGGCTCCCTGCTGAAATATCAATACTCCGAGCCTTATTGGTCCTCTAAACGAGGTGCTGCGATGGTGCACCGCAAGTCAACGCTTTATGGCGTCACCATCATCGCCGACAAGGTGGTTCCCTACCATACCGTTGATCCAGTAGCCGCCCGTGATCTCTTCATCCGCCATGCGCTGATTGAAGGCGATTGGACTACTCACCACCGCTTCTTCCATGAAAATGCCGAGAAGCTAGAAAAAATTGGTGAGCTTGAAGCTAAGGCACGCCGCCGCGACATCGTTGTTGATGAAGACGCCCTCTTTGCTTTCTACGACTCCAAGCTGCCAGACAACGCCACCACCTCCCGGAACTTTGACTCTTGGTGGAAGAAGACTTCTAGGCAGCAACCGGATCTCCTCGACTTTGATCCCGAGAAACTCATGAATGAGGAAGCCAGTGCCATTAGTGAGGAGGCCTTCCCAGATAAGTGGCACAAGGGGAATCTCGTCTTTGATCTCACCTACCACTTTGAACCTGGCCACCGTGATGACGGCGTGACGGTCCTTGTCCCCATTCCTGTTCTTGGTGGTTTGGACGCCCAAGGCTTCGACTGGCTGGTTCCAGGTGTGCGCCTTGACTTGGTCACAGAGCTGATTCGCACCCTGCCTAAAGCTTTGCGACGCACAGTGGTACCTGCCCCCGAGTTTGCCCAGCGTGCACTGGCTCTTTTGCACCCATATGGTTCACCGCTAACTTCTCAACTAGCCGATGCTTTGCGCTCTTTGGGCGGAACTGGGATTAACTCTTCTGATTTTAATCCCTCCAAACTTCCCGACCATCTGCGCATTACCTATGCTGCAGTGGATAGGCACGGCAAGATCGTTGACCGCGATAAAGACTTGGACAAGCTAAAGCAACGTCGAGCAAATCAGATCAAAGCCTCTGTATCCAGCGTCGCTAAAGCCTCAGAACAAGATGAGACTAAGGAATGGACCGCTCAAACCCTAGGCACCATTGATGAGACCATCGAAACCGTCGTCGATGGTCAAAAGGTTTCTGCTTATCCAGCGCTTGTTGTCTCCCCTACAGGAGTCTCAGTAAAGGTACTTCCGACTAAGGCCGCAGCTGATGCCTCGATGATCACGGCAACCTTGACTCTTTTGATGCGCGAGATTGAGGTTTCTGCAAAGCAAATGGTCAAGGGCCTGCCGCTGCAGCAAAAGGTAGCGGTTGATAACTATCCTCATGGTGGCTCAGAAGGTTTAGTTGGTGATGCCCGTATCGCTGCCATTAGAGACTTGATGATTGCCAATGGAGGTGCGGTTCGCTCCCCTGAGGAATTCCAGGTGCTTTTGGAAAAGGTGAAGCCGGCAACACCAGCTGCTGTACGACGCACCGTAGTAGATCTCGCCCCTGCGTTGGTGCACTATGCAACGCTGAAATCTGAGCTTTCCAATTGGACTGGCGCAGCAATTGAAGATATGAAGTCTCAGCTGAAGTTCCTCCTACCTAAGCAGGCTATTAGCATTCACGGCATTAGCCGATTGCGCCATTTACCTCGATATCTCCATGCCATGGAAATTCGAATGGAGGAGATGAGCCAAAATCCCGATCGTGATGCAGACCGTCAAGATGAGGTTAATGGTGTCGAGGAATACCTTGAGTCTCGTCTAAATAAGCTGCCGAGCCAAAGACGCAACACTCGCGAGGTAAAGGATATTTTGTGGCAAATCCAAGAGCTGAGAGTAAGTCTTTTTGCTCAGCGTTTGGGAACCCCGCAGCCTGTTTCTCCACAGCGGATTAGAAAAGCCGTGGACAAACTGCGCTAAGTCTCCTCCCACATCAAAAACCTCGATTGGCACCTAATAAAAGGTGCCAATCGAGGTTTTTCTAGTTTTAGAACTTGATTTCTCTAATATTGGTTATTCCCGACCACGGCGTCGCATTAGCCTGATCTCTTTTTCAAAGTCATCTGCGCTCTCAAATGATTTATACACTGAAGCAAAGCGAAGGTATGCAACTTCATCAAGTTCGCGCAGCGGATCAAGAATGGCTAAACCGATTTCATTGGCTCGGATTTGGGAGCTGCCACTACTTCGGACAGTCTCCTCTACTTGTTGAGCCAACCGTTTCAGCGCGTCGTCGGAGACATCTCGGCCTTGGCATGCCCTACGCACACCGGTGATAACTTTTTCACGGCTAAAAGCTTCTGTCAGCCCATTTCTCTTCACTACCAGCAGAATTGCCTTCTCGACGGTAGTGAATCGACCGCCACATTCATTACATTCTCGCCGGCGCCTAATGGCACTTCCACCATCAATTACTCGGGAGTCAATTACTTTTGAGTGGTCATGCTGACAAAAGGGACAGTACACGTGCAGACTCCTTTAATTTGCAATGCTTTTACAACACTGCGTTCAAAAATTTGCTCATGTCAGTCTATGCCAGTAATCCCCGGATCAAACTAATCTCGGAGAGATACACCCACCATTTGAGTCTCAGGAA encodes the following:
- the nrdR gene encoding transcriptional regulator NrdR → MYCPFCQHDHSKVIDSRVIDGGSAIRRRRECNECGGRFTTVEKAILLVVKRNGLTEAFSREKVITGVRRACQGRDVSDDALKRLAQQVEETVRSSGSSQIRANEIGLAILDPLRELDEVAYLRFASVYKSFESADDFEKEIRLMRRRGRE
- the hrpA gene encoding ATP-dependent RNA helicase HrpA; translated protein: MTTSESSLSKAALYELLEGVSLSDERTFRRRLSKARAPKALSAIKADIDKASLLIDAKTQLIPEISYPETLPVSARRDDIAEAIRNNQVVIIAGETGSGKTTQIPKICLELGRGRRGLIGHTQPRRLAARTVAERIADELGQEIGQTVGYAIRFDDQVSSKTAVKLMTDGILLAEMQRDRFLNAYDTIIIDEAHERSLNIDFILGYLRQLLPKRPDLKVIITSATIDPERFAEHFADADNKPAPIIEVSGRTFPVEIRYRPLEIQEGDKTIDIDPLDGLCFALEELMEEGDGDILCFFAGERDIRDAMEAIEGRRWKGVEVTPLFGRLSNEEQHRVFSPHSGRRIVLSTNIAETSLTVPGIHYVVDTGTARISRYSVRTKVQRLPIEPISQASANQRSGRCGRVADGIAIRLYSEEDFASRPEFTDPEILRTNLASVILRMASLRLGDINKFPFVQPPEQRSIRDGVLLLHELGALAEESSEDGSPRLTPIGRDLALIPVDPRMARMLVEANKLGSLYPVMVIVAAMTIQDVRERPLEFQAQADQAHARFKDTNSDFLGFLKLWEYISDQREQSSGNAFRKQMKKEFLHYMRIREWWDLVRQLEQVGQQLGWAKKENVANDAAPEVIHQSLLSGLLSQIGARDGESREFSGARGTKFMVFPGSALAKKPPQFVMAGQLVETSRLWARDVAKIEAEWVEKLAGSLLKYQYSEPYWSSKRGAAMVHRKSTLYGVTIIADKVVPYHTVDPVAARDLFIRHALIEGDWTTHHRFFHENAEKLEKIGELEAKARRRDIVVDEDALFAFYDSKLPDNATTSRNFDSWWKKTSRQQPDLLDFDPEKLMNEEASAISEEAFPDKWHKGNLVFDLTYHFEPGHRDDGVTVLVPIPVLGGLDAQGFDWLVPGVRLDLVTELIRTLPKALRRTVVPAPEFAQRALALLHPYGSPLTSQLADALRSLGGTGINSSDFNPSKLPDHLRITYAAVDRHGKIVDRDKDLDKLKQRRANQIKASVSSVAKASEQDETKEWTAQTLGTIDETIETVVDGQKVSAYPALVVSPTGVSVKVLPTKAAADASMITATLTLLMREIEVSAKQMVKGLPLQQKVAVDNYPHGGSEGLVGDARIAAIRDLMIANGGAVRSPEEFQVLLEKVKPATPAAVRRTVVDLAPALVHYATLKSELSNWTGAAIEDMKSQLKFLLPKQAISIHGISRLRHLPRYLHAMEIRMEEMSQNPDRDADRQDEVNGVEEYLESRLNKLPSQRRNTREVKDILWQIQELRVSLFAQRLGTPQPVSPQRIRKAVDKLR